In one Umezawaea sp. Da 62-37 genomic region, the following are encoded:
- a CDS encoding acetyl-CoA C-acetyltransferase, with the protein MSEALIFDAVRTPRGKGKRGSLHSVKPVTLAAGVLKSLAERNQLDTSAVDDVVFGVVSPVGEQGADIARTAVLAAGWEQRTAGVQLNRFCASGLESVNMAAAKVASGFEDLVVAGGVESMSRVPMGSDGGAWLADPETNMATNFVPQGVSADLIATLEGFDREAVDSWAVRSHRLATLAQEKGYFDRSIVPVVDQNGTLVLAADETIRPETTLERLAGLKPSFQFHGDLGYDSVAIDRYPSVERIHHVHTPGNSSQIVDGAAAMLIGNERAGRDLGLTPRARIIATAVIGSEPTIMLTGPAPAARKALDRAGLSVEDIDLFEINEAFSSVVLKFQRDLDLPEEKINVNGGAIAMGHPLGATGCMILSTLLDELERQDLRRGLATLCVGGGMGIATIIERV; encoded by the coding sequence ATGAGCGAAGCCTTGATCTTCGATGCCGTGCGGACGCCGCGCGGCAAGGGAAAGCGCGGGTCGCTGCACAGCGTCAAGCCGGTCACGCTGGCCGCCGGGGTGCTGAAGTCGCTGGCCGAGCGCAACCAGCTGGACACCTCCGCGGTGGACGACGTCGTGTTCGGCGTGGTGTCGCCGGTCGGCGAGCAGGGCGCGGACATCGCGCGCACGGCCGTGCTGGCGGCCGGCTGGGAGCAGCGCACGGCGGGCGTGCAGCTCAACCGGTTCTGCGCGTCCGGCCTGGAGTCGGTGAACATGGCGGCGGCGAAGGTCGCGTCCGGGTTCGAGGACCTGGTGGTCGCCGGTGGCGTCGAGTCGATGTCGCGGGTGCCGATGGGGTCCGACGGCGGCGCGTGGCTGGCCGACCCGGAGACCAACATGGCGACGAACTTCGTGCCGCAGGGCGTGAGCGCCGACCTGATCGCGACGCTGGAGGGCTTCGACCGCGAGGCCGTCGACAGCTGGGCCGTGCGGTCGCACCGGCTGGCGACGCTCGCGCAGGAGAAGGGCTACTTCGACCGGTCGATCGTGCCGGTGGTCGACCAGAACGGCACGCTCGTGCTGGCCGCCGACGAGACCATCCGGCCGGAGACGACGCTGGAGCGGTTGGCCGGGCTCAAGCCGAGCTTCCAGTTCCACGGCGACCTCGGGTACGACTCGGTCGCGATCGACCGCTACCCGTCGGTCGAGCGGATCCACCACGTGCACACGCCGGGCAATTCGTCGCAGATCGTCGACGGCGCCGCGGCGATGCTGATCGGCAACGAGCGCGCGGGCCGCGACCTCGGCCTCACGCCGAGGGCGCGGATCATCGCGACGGCCGTGATCGGCAGCGAGCCGACGATCATGCTGACCGGGCCCGCGCCCGCCGCCCGCAAGGCGCTGGACCGCGCCGGGCTCAGCGTCGAGGACATCGACCTGTTCGAGATCAACGAGGCGTTCTCCTCGGTGGTGCTGAAGTTCCAGCGCGACCTGGACCTGCCCGAGGAGAAGATCAACGTCAACGGCGGCGCAATCGCCATGGGCCACCCGCTGGGCGCCACCGGCTGCATGATCCTGTCGACCCTGCTCGACGAGCTGGAGCGCCAGGACCTGCGCCGCGGCCTCGCCACGCTCTGCGTCGGCGGCGGCATGGGCATCGCCACGATCATCGAGAGGGTCTAG
- a CDS encoding 3-hydroxyacyl-CoA dehydrogenase NAD-binding domain-containing protein encodes MPVHYERDAEGVVTLTMDMSGSANVMNAEYTEAMGEAVDRLEAERDGITGVVLTSAKKTFFAGGDLNVLIRVRPDNADEALSGVTGVKAQLRRLELLGKPVVAAINGAALGGGLEIALACHHRVVIDDDKIKLGLPEATLGLLPGGGGVTRMVRLLGLQAALPLLMEGRQLRPARALQAGFVDELATDRDDLIAKARAWIAANPAPRQPWDKPGFTIKDMRVGDPNVYALLGAAPAVLRKKTHGAFPAQEKIMAAAVEGALVDFDTALKIEGRYFLELASGQVAKNMITAFWFQLNEINAGGSRPSGVDRAKTTRVGVLGAGMMGAGIAEVSAKAGIEVVLKDVTLEAAEKGANGVPGITPTDSDADLAGCDLIIEAVFENRELKGKVLPAAEAAALPDAVIASNTSTLPITGLAAAVSDPEKFIGLHFFSPVQKMRLVEIIRGEKTSDETLAKAFDYVLQIGKTPIVVNDSRGFYTSRTFGTYVTEAVTMVSEGVKPALIENVARKAGMAVGPLAVSDEVTLSLQLKIRDQTLADDPDAAALGDHPAYKVIEELVGLGRTGKSGGAGFYEYPEGAKKFLWPELLTRYTRDDAGVSEQDVRDRLLFVQSLETIRCLDEGVLTSARDANIGSIFGFGFAPWSGGTLQFANSCGLAAFVERADYLADTYGERFRPPASLRERAARNEQF; translated from the coding sequence ATGCCGGTGCACTACGAGCGCGACGCCGAGGGCGTTGTCACGCTGACGATGGACATGTCCGGCTCGGCGAACGTGATGAACGCCGAGTACACGGAGGCGATGGGCGAGGCCGTCGACCGCCTCGAAGCCGAACGCGACGGGATCACCGGCGTGGTGCTCACGTCGGCGAAGAAGACGTTCTTCGCCGGTGGCGACCTCAACGTGCTGATCCGGGTGCGGCCGGACAACGCCGACGAGGCGCTGTCGGGCGTCACCGGGGTGAAGGCGCAGCTGCGCAGGCTCGAACTGCTCGGCAAGCCGGTCGTCGCCGCGATCAACGGCGCCGCGCTGGGCGGCGGGCTGGAGATCGCGCTGGCGTGCCACCACCGCGTCGTGATCGACGACGACAAGATCAAGCTCGGGCTGCCCGAGGCGACGCTGGGCCTGCTGCCCGGTGGCGGCGGCGTGACCAGGATGGTGCGGCTGCTGGGTTTGCAGGCCGCGCTGCCGCTGCTGATGGAGGGCAGGCAGCTGCGTCCCGCGCGGGCGTTGCAGGCCGGCTTCGTCGACGAGCTGGCCACCGACCGCGACGACCTGATCGCCAAGGCGCGGGCGTGGATCGCCGCGAACCCGGCGCCGCGGCAGCCGTGGGACAAGCCGGGCTTCACGATCAAGGACATGCGGGTCGGCGACCCGAACGTCTACGCCCTGCTCGGCGCGGCTCCCGCCGTGCTGCGCAAGAAGACGCACGGCGCGTTCCCGGCGCAGGAGAAGATCATGGCCGCCGCCGTCGAGGGCGCGCTGGTCGACTTCGACACGGCGTTGAAGATCGAGGGCCGGTACTTCCTGGAGCTGGCCTCCGGCCAGGTCGCCAAAAACATGATCACCGCGTTCTGGTTCCAGCTCAACGAGATCAACGCCGGCGGCTCGCGTCCGTCCGGTGTGGACCGTGCGAAGACCACCAGGGTCGGCGTGCTCGGCGCGGGCATGATGGGCGCCGGGATCGCCGAGGTGAGCGCCAAGGCGGGCATCGAGGTCGTCCTGAAGGACGTGACCCTGGAGGCCGCGGAGAAGGGCGCCAACGGCGTTCCCGGCATCACCCCGACCGATTCCGACGCCGACCTCGCGGGCTGCGACCTGATCATCGAGGCGGTGTTCGAGAACCGCGAGCTCAAGGGCAAGGTGCTGCCCGCGGCCGAGGCCGCCGCGCTGCCCGACGCCGTGATCGCGTCCAACACCTCGACGCTGCCGATCACCGGACTCGCCGCCGCGGTGTCCGACCCGGAGAAGTTCATCGGCCTGCACTTCTTCTCCCCCGTGCAGAAGATGCGGCTGGTCGAGATCATCCGCGGCGAGAAGACGTCCGACGAGACGCTCGCCAAGGCGTTCGACTACGTGCTCCAGATCGGCAAGACCCCCATCGTCGTCAACGACAGCAGGGGTTTCTACACCTCGCGCACGTTCGGCACCTACGTCACCGAGGCCGTGACCATGGTGTCCGAGGGCGTCAAGCCCGCCCTCATCGAGAACGTCGCCCGCAAGGCCGGCATGGCCGTCGGTCCGCTCGCGGTCTCCGACGAGGTCACGCTGTCGCTCCAGCTGAAGATCCGCGACCAGACCCTCGCCGACGACCCGGACGCGGCCGCCCTGGGCGACCACCCGGCGTACAAGGTGATCGAGGAGCTGGTCGGGCTCGGCCGCACCGGCAAGTCCGGCGGGGCCGGGTTCTACGAGTACCCGGAGGGCGCGAAGAAGTTCCTGTGGCCCGAACTGCTCACCCGGTACACCCGCGACGACGCGGGCGTGTCCGAGCAGGACGTGCGCGACCGGCTGCTGTTCGTCCAGTCGCTGGAGACGATCCGGTGCCTCGACGAGGGCGTCCTCACCAGCGCCCGCGACGCCAACATCGGCAGCATCTTCGGCTTCGGCTTCGCCCCGTGGTCCGGCGGCACCCTCCAGTTCGCCAACTCCTGCGGGCTGGCCGCGTTCGTCGAACGCGCCGACTACCTCGCCGACACCTACGGCGAGCGGTTCCGCCCACCGGCCTCGCTGCGGGAGCGGGCAGCGCGGAACGAGCAGTTCTAA
- a CDS encoding AraC family transcriptional regulator — translation MLTRTIAIHYVRAALRGALRGGHDVSGVLAAAGVSAALLADDRARVTADQYTRLIQALWDELDDEAMGFAAKPSKRGTFQTMCLLAVHCPDLGSALRRGLDFYDLLDAQPTARLVDDGGDVHRLDLDLSGADDPDHFLTESLLVLWHRFSSWLVGRRIPLRRVDFTYPEPPHGGEYHLIFGCPLAFEAPTTSFRFDSRFLRMPVVQDEPALRRYLRGSPAELLSRRDYGANTASLVRRILGNGISGGLPEVASRLGVSAPTLRRKLATEGTSFREVREQLLRDQAVASLVRGGESVEELALRLGFSEASAFHRAFKRWTGSSPGAYRAGNP, via the coding sequence ATGCTCACCAGGACCATCGCCATCCACTACGTCCGAGCCGCCCTGCGCGGCGCGCTTCGCGGTGGGCACGACGTGTCCGGTGTCCTCGCCGCCGCGGGCGTCAGCGCGGCCCTGCTCGCCGACGACCGCGCCCGCGTCACCGCCGACCAGTACACCCGGCTCATCCAGGCGCTGTGGGACGAACTGGACGATGAGGCCATGGGGTTCGCGGCGAAACCCAGCAAGCGCGGCACGTTCCAGACCATGTGCCTGCTCGCCGTGCACTGCCCGGACCTGGGGTCGGCGCTGCGCCGCGGCCTCGACTTCTACGACCTGCTCGACGCCCAGCCCACCGCCCGCCTGGTCGACGACGGCGGTGACGTGCACCGCCTCGACCTCGACCTGTCCGGCGCCGACGACCCCGACCACTTCCTCACCGAGTCGCTGCTGGTGCTGTGGCACCGCTTCTCCAGCTGGCTGGTCGGCCGCCGGATCCCCTTGCGCCGGGTCGACTTCACCTACCCCGAGCCTCCGCACGGCGGCGAGTACCACCTGATCTTCGGCTGTCCGCTCGCTTTCGAGGCCCCCACGACCTCGTTCCGGTTCGACTCCCGCTTCCTCCGGATGCCCGTGGTGCAGGACGAGCCCGCTCTCCGCCGCTACCTGCGCGGGTCGCCCGCGGAACTCCTGTCGCGCCGGGACTACGGGGCCAACACGGCCAGTCTGGTGCGCCGCATCCTGGGGAACGGGATCAGCGGGGGGCTGCCGGAAGTCGCCTCCAGGCTCGGGGTGAGCGCGCCGACGCTGCGGCGGAAGCTCGCCACCGAGGGCACGTCGTTCCGCGAGGTCCGCGAACAGCTCCTGCGCGACCAGGCCGTCGCCAGCCTCGTGCGCGGCGGCGAGTCCGTCGAGGAGCTGGCGCTGCGGCTGGGGTTCTCGGAGGCGAGCGCGTTCCACCGGGCGTTCAAGCGGTGGACGGGGAGCAGTCCGGGCGCCTACCGGGCCGGGAACCCGTGA
- a CDS encoding DM13 domain-containing protein, with the protein MDGRRGRRWGMARRVLVGVGVVVLVVGVGVGLALFQPWRLVTTRTADEVLLVPTSVGAVVVPPPSSVVAAVPSVPPAPSVPPAVPVGPVALASGVFRSLEHATTGSATLVRLADGGHAVQFEGLDTSDGPDLKVYLSDKPSDAAESAFGSGFTSLGELKANQGNQVYAVPASAALEDVRSVVIWCERFSAGFAVAPLERA; encoded by the coding sequence ATGGACGGACGACGCGGAAGGCGGTGGGGCATGGCCCGGCGGGTGCTGGTGGGTGTGGGCGTGGTGGTCCTGGTGGTGGGGGTCGGGGTGGGGCTCGCGTTGTTCCAGCCGTGGCGGTTGGTCACGACGCGGACGGCGGACGAGGTGCTGCTGGTGCCGACGTCGGTCGGTGCGGTGGTGGTTCCGCCGCCGTCCTCGGTCGTCGCGGCGGTGCCGTCGGTTCCACCGGCTCCATCGGTGCCACCGGCTGTCCCGGTGGGGCCGGTCGCGTTGGCGTCGGGGGTGTTCCGGTCGTTGGAGCACGCGACGACCGGGTCGGCGACGCTGGTGCGGCTGGCCGACGGCGGGCACGCGGTGCAGTTCGAGGGACTGGACACCAGTGACGGGCCGGATCTCAAGGTGTACCTGTCGGACAAGCCGTCGGACGCCGCGGAGTCGGCGTTCGGCAGCGGGTTCACGAGTCTCGGAGAGCTCAAGGCCAATCAGGGCAACCAGGTCTACGCCGTTCCGGCGAGTGCCGCGCTGGAGGACGTGCGCAGCGTGGTCATCTGGTGCGAGAGGTTCTCCGCCGGTTTCGCGGTAGCTCCCCTGGAACGCGCCTGA
- a CDS encoding GNAT family N-acetyltransferase has translation MEPTGKTTPLTWRLRVQLDDSPGALARVTIRLAERDCNVLALAVIPVPGGVVDEIVVQVAPGLLPADLVEAIRAEGGRCVGITNADVRDLVDAPTAALRAAGNAVRNPGNAVRNPGSACDALRAVLAADSVVVLPAGADGDLDEGKPGHHARLSTREGTVVVARRGWSPFTQVELARATALIELLGESGTPVPQPTALLSSDGMALVLRPGGADDEDAVAGLHTRCSAGTLFTRYHSGMRTLPRRWLHRLLSPPRGSTVVAQCADRVVALGQLIRTSTPDSAEISLLVEDAWQHRGVGTALLGALADSARAAGYRELVAWCLPSETGLVRTAARAGLDTASRMEDGLLRVSITPTPAPLRTPSAAPRARIGGTR, from the coding sequence ATGGAGCCCACCGGGAAGACCACACCGCTGACCTGGCGACTGCGCGTCCAGCTGGACGACAGTCCCGGCGCGCTCGCCAGGGTGACGATCAGACTCGCCGAGCGGGACTGCAACGTGCTGGCGCTGGCCGTGATCCCGGTGCCCGGCGGCGTGGTCGACGAGATCGTCGTGCAGGTCGCGCCGGGGCTGCTGCCCGCGGACCTGGTCGAGGCGATCCGGGCCGAGGGCGGCCGGTGCGTCGGCATCACCAACGCCGACGTGCGCGACCTGGTCGACGCGCCGACGGCGGCCCTGCGCGCGGCGGGCAACGCGGTGCGCAACCCCGGCAACGCGGTGCGCAACCCCGGCAGCGCGTGCGACGCCCTGCGCGCCGTGCTGGCCGCGGACTCCGTCGTGGTGCTGCCCGCGGGCGCCGACGGCGACCTGGACGAGGGCAAGCCCGGTCACCACGCGCGGCTGTCGACCCGCGAGGGCACGGTGGTCGTGGCCCGGCGCGGCTGGTCGCCGTTCACGCAGGTCGAACTGGCCAGGGCGACCGCGCTGATCGAACTGCTCGGCGAGTCCGGCACGCCGGTGCCGCAGCCGACGGCGCTGCTCAGCTCGGACGGCATGGCGCTGGTGCTGCGGCCGGGCGGCGCGGACGACGAGGACGCCGTGGCGGGCCTGCACACCAGGTGCTCGGCGGGCACCCTGTTCACCCGCTACCACTCCGGGATGCGGACGCTGCCGCGCCGCTGGCTGCACCGCCTGCTCAGCCCGCCGCGCGGCAGCACCGTCGTGGCGCAGTGCGCGGACCGGGTCGTGGCGCTGGGGCAGCTCATCCGGACGTCCACTCCGGACAGCGCGGAGATCTCCCTGCTCGTCGAGGACGCCTGGCAGCACCGGGGTGTCGGCACGGCGCTGCTGGGCGCGTTGGCGGACTCCGCGCGCGCGGCGGGCTACCGCGAGCTGGTCGCGTGGTGCCTGCCGTCGGAGACGGGGCTGGTGCGCACGGCCGCCCGCGCGGGTCTGGATACCGCGTCGCGCATGGAGGACGGACTGCTCAGGGTGTCGATCACGCCGACGCCCGCGCCGCTGCGCACGCCGAGCGCCGCGCCGCGCGCCCGAATCGGTGGAACCCGGTGA
- a CDS encoding LacI family DNA-binding transcriptional regulator, producing the protein MSVQPQRAARPTLEDVAERAGVSRATASRVLNSSPRVSPEAHDAVTAAVTELGYTPNHAARSLVTRRTDAVAVVFSEPEPKIFDDPHFGQLIRAAARALSSADVQMVLMLVHSPDDQARAERFLAGGHVDGALLFAPHKGDQLPAIARKLPLPVVYAGRPWGPLRGLHLVDNDNTGGSVLATEHLMSLGRKKIVSVTGTVDEYSSIDRVEGWRTAVGADEAMTELMTESGNFNRDDGKLAMAALLKRVPDLDAVFVASDLMAAGALDALREAGRRVPEDVAVVGFDDHPLIAPHTEPPLTTIRQDANEQVAHMVAHLLRLLRDEPVRARREVLPTILVRRQST; encoded by the coding sequence GTGTCCGTCCAACCGCAGCGCGCGGCGCGCCCGACGCTGGAGGACGTCGCCGAGCGGGCGGGCGTCTCGAGGGCGACGGCCTCCCGTGTGCTCAACTCGTCGCCGCGGGTCAGTCCCGAGGCGCACGACGCGGTGACGGCGGCGGTGACGGAACTCGGTTACACGCCGAACCACGCGGCGCGCTCGCTCGTCACGAGGCGCACCGACGCCGTCGCGGTCGTGTTCTCCGAGCCGGAACCCAAGATCTTCGACGACCCGCACTTCGGCCAGCTGATCCGCGCCGCCGCGCGGGCTCTGTCCTCCGCGGACGTCCAGATGGTGCTGATGCTCGTCCACTCCCCCGACGACCAGGCGCGCGCCGAGCGGTTCCTCGCGGGCGGCCACGTCGACGGCGCGCTGCTGTTCGCGCCGCACAAGGGCGACCAGCTCCCGGCCATCGCCCGCAAGCTGCCCCTCCCGGTCGTCTACGCGGGCCGCCCGTGGGGTCCGCTGCGCGGTCTGCACCTGGTCGACAACGACAACACCGGCGGCAGCGTGCTGGCGACGGAGCACCTGATGTCGTTGGGGCGCAAGAAGATCGTCAGCGTGACCGGCACCGTCGACGAGTACTCGTCCATAGACCGCGTCGAGGGCTGGCGCACGGCCGTCGGCGCCGACGAGGCGATGACGGAGCTGATGACGGAGAGCGGCAACTTCAACCGCGACGACGGCAAGCTCGCCATGGCCGCCCTGCTCAAGCGCGTGCCGGACCTGGACGCGGTGTTCGTGGCCAGCGACCTGATGGCGGCGGGCGCGCTCGACGCGCTGCGCGAGGCGGGCAGGAGGGTGCCGGAGGACGTGGCCGTGGTCGGGTTCGACGACCACCCGCTGATCGCCCCGCACACCGAGCCGCCGCTGACGACGATCCGGCAGGACGCGAACGAGCAGGTGGCCCACATGGTGGCCCACCTGCTGCGGCTGCTGCGGGACGAGCCGGTGCGGGCTCGGCGCGAGGTGCTGCCGACGATTCTGGTGCGCCGTCAGTCGACGTGA
- a CDS encoding GH1 family beta-glucosidase, with translation MTTTDPDSRVGRATAPATDALVFPPDFLWGAATAAFQIEGSTTADGRGPSIWDTFAATPGKVLAGDNGDPACDHYNRYAEDVGLMTSLGLAAYRFSIAWSRILPRGAGAVEPRGLAFYDRLVDELLAKDVQPVATLYHWDLPQALEDEGGWRNRDTAHRFAEYAELVHGRLGDRVKLWSTLNEPWCSAFLGHHNGIHAPGLTDSQASLEAMHHLLLGHGLAVGAMRAQAPEDHRFSLVLNFTTAWADNDDSASADAVRKVDGLHNRIFLDPVLGRGYPADVVEDIAWVGDWQRVVRDGDLDVIATPIDWLGVNYYSPTRVAPAADPAHVTDGPFPGLRGVELLDPRGELTSFGWEQNADAFAELLTRLGRAVGDLPIVVTENGSAFHDEADELGRVDDPQRIAFLLDHLRAVHRAISAGVDIRGYLAWSLLDNFEWAEGYSQRFGLVRVDYDTQVRTVKRSGATLARVIGRNSIPATGYEVV, from the coding sequence ATGACCACCACCGATCCCGACAGCCGAGTCGGGCGGGCCACCGCGCCCGCGACCGACGCGCTCGTGTTCCCGCCGGACTTCCTCTGGGGCGCGGCCACCGCCGCCTTCCAGATCGAGGGCTCCACCACCGCCGACGGTCGCGGACCGTCCATTTGGGACACCTTCGCCGCGACGCCGGGCAAGGTGCTCGCGGGCGACAACGGCGACCCCGCGTGCGACCACTACAACCGGTACGCCGAGGACGTCGGGCTGATGACCTCCCTAGGCCTCGCCGCCTACCGCTTCTCCATCGCCTGGTCGCGGATCCTCCCGCGGGGCGCGGGCGCCGTCGAGCCGCGGGGCCTCGCGTTCTACGACAGGCTCGTCGACGAGCTGCTGGCCAAGGACGTCCAGCCCGTGGCCACCCTCTACCACTGGGACCTCCCGCAGGCGCTCGAGGACGAAGGCGGGTGGCGCAACCGCGACACCGCCCACCGGTTCGCCGAGTACGCCGAACTCGTCCACGGCCGCCTCGGCGACCGCGTCAAGCTGTGGAGCACGCTCAACGAGCCGTGGTGCTCCGCGTTCCTCGGCCACCACAACGGCATCCACGCGCCGGGCCTGACGGACTCGCAGGCCTCCCTGGAAGCCATGCACCACCTGCTCCTGGGCCACGGCCTCGCCGTCGGCGCCATGCGCGCGCAGGCCCCCGAGGACCACCGGTTCTCCCTCGTCCTGAACTTCACCACCGCGTGGGCCGACAACGATGACAGCGCCTCCGCGGACGCCGTCCGCAAGGTCGACGGCCTGCACAACCGGATCTTCCTGGACCCGGTGCTCGGCCGCGGCTACCCGGCCGACGTCGTCGAGGACATCGCCTGGGTCGGCGACTGGCAGCGCGTCGTCCGCGACGGCGACCTCGACGTCATCGCCACGCCGATCGACTGGCTCGGCGTGAACTACTACAGCCCCACCCGCGTCGCCCCCGCCGCCGATCCCGCCCACGTGACCGACGGCCCGTTCCCCGGTCTGCGCGGTGTGGAGCTGCTGGACCCGCGCGGCGAGCTGACCAGCTTCGGCTGGGAGCAGAACGCGGACGCGTTCGCCGAACTGCTGACCCGCCTCGGCCGCGCGGTCGGCGACCTGCCGATCGTGGTCACCGAGAACGGCTCGGCGTTCCACGACGAGGCGGACGAACTGGGGCGGGTCGACGACCCGCAGAGGATCGCGTTCCTGCTCGACCACCTCCGGGCGGTGCACCGGGCGATCTCGGCCGGGGTCGACATCCGCGGGTACCTGGCCTGGTCGCTGCTGGACAACTTCGAGTGGGCCGAGGGGTACAGCCAGCGGTTCGGGCTGGTGCGGGTGGACTACGACACCCAGGTGCGGACGGTGAAGCGCAGCGGGGCGACGCTGGCGCGGGTCATCGGCCGCAACTCGATCCCGGCCACCGGGTACGAGGTGGTGTAG
- a CDS encoding extracellular solute-binding protein: protein MSNTLVGRAAVAIAFAVAATSVAACGGGASGAAGGKTKLSIGIFSDFGYDSLIEEYRSAHPDIEIEQRKVKMEQHHAQLATQLAGGRGAADIVAIEEGNVAQFRQSKDKFVNLADYGAKDLENQWTPWKWNQGTTDGGNFVLGLGTDMGGLALCYRRDLFEAAGLPVDRVEVGKLWPTWQDYVATAEAFTEKTPDVKFVDTALNVYKAILDQTGEGYFAKADDSYIGGTNQKVADGFALAAVLGEKKQTSALPPFSQEWNAGLKQASFATTTCPAWALALIKAGAGDEAAGKWDVAAAPGGGGNWGGSFLAVPKQGAHPKESYELAKWLTAPEQQKRIFKETGNLPSEPVAYKDPEVTATVNGYFNGAPVGKIFGASAESLQPTYRGTKDSKVTPIFSNALSRVEQGKQSTSDAFAQALEEAQDAAK from the coding sequence ATGAGCAACACCCTGGTCGGTCGTGCGGCGGTGGCGATCGCGTTCGCCGTGGCCGCCACGAGCGTCGCGGCGTGCGGGGGAGGTGCGAGCGGGGCGGCGGGCGGCAAGACCAAGCTGTCCATCGGCATCTTCTCCGACTTCGGCTACGACAGCCTGATCGAGGAGTACCGGTCCGCGCACCCGGACATCGAGATCGAGCAGCGCAAGGTCAAGATGGAGCAGCACCACGCGCAGCTCGCCACCCAGCTCGCGGGCGGCCGCGGCGCGGCGGACATCGTCGCGATCGAAGAGGGCAACGTCGCGCAGTTCCGCCAGTCCAAGGACAAGTTCGTGAACCTCGCGGACTACGGCGCCAAGGACCTGGAGAACCAGTGGACGCCGTGGAAGTGGAACCAGGGGACCACCGACGGCGGGAACTTCGTGCTGGGGCTCGGCACGGACATGGGCGGCCTCGCCCTCTGCTACCGCCGCGACCTGTTCGAGGCCGCCGGTCTTCCCGTCGACCGCGTCGAGGTCGGCAAGCTGTGGCCGACCTGGCAGGACTACGTCGCGACCGCGGAGGCCTTCACCGAGAAGACGCCGGACGTGAAGTTCGTCGACACCGCGCTCAACGTGTACAAGGCGATCCTCGACCAGACCGGTGAGGGCTACTTCGCCAAGGCGGACGACTCCTACATCGGCGGCACGAACCAGAAGGTGGCCGACGGGTTCGCGCTCGCCGCGGTCCTCGGCGAGAAGAAGCAGACCAGCGCCCTGCCGCCGTTCAGCCAGGAGTGGAACGCCGGGTTGAAGCAGGCCTCCTTCGCCACGACCACCTGTCCCGCCTGGGCGCTCGCGCTCATCAAGGCGGGCGCCGGTGACGAGGCGGCGGGCAAGTGGGACGTCGCCGCCGCTCCGGGCGGCGGCGGCAACTGGGGCGGCTCGTTCCTGGCCGTCCCCAAGCAGGGCGCGCACCCCAAGGAGTCCTACGAGCTGGCGAAGTGGCTGACCGCGCCCGAGCAGCAGAAGCGGATCTTCAAGGAGACCGGCAACCTGCCGAGCGAACCGGTGGCCTACAAGGACCCCGAGGTCACCGCGACGGTGAACGGCTACTTCAACGGGGCGCCGGTCGGCAAGATCTTCGGCGCCTCGGCCGAAAGCCTGCAACCGACCTACCGCGGCACCAAGGACTCCAAGGTCACGCCCATCTTCAGCAACGCCCTGTCCAGGGTCGAGCAGGGCAAGCAGAGCACGTCCGACGCGTTCGCCCAGGCGCTGGAGGAAGCCCAGGACGCCGCCAAGTGA